The genomic DNA gctcgagcgactcgtccaccgccgtgctcgtcctTGCGGCCGAGACCAtgacgcgcctcggcgcggcgcgcgtcgctgcttcggagccgctgccgtcgcttgcgctcgagcagggcTCCGTCctgggcgtcgcgcgccgcgtgctccgcgccgtgcgcgagcgcgaagaGGGCGACTTGTACTGGCCGGACGCCGTCGCGaatctcgcgctcgccgagctgctcaccacgcgcgaggcgacgtACACGCCCGAGGagccggcggccgacgacgacgcgcccaaggccccgcgcgaggtgccgagcgctgccgcagcggcgcagcacgccgcggcggccgtgcacctcgcgccgtggcacgccggccaccgccggctgctcgccgccgcgcacggtcgTAATTAGTCAGCCGTAGCTACCGTATggtcctggcgctcgggcggTGGGTgtacggcgcggcgcttgcgccgtgCATCGCGTACCTTGTGGGGATGTCGATGGACGTaatcggcggcgctgcgtgcacTACTGCGCCTTCCGTGTGCCCggcggagcgtgcggcgtggatcgcggcggtggccgagccgctgcgTCGGTTCGCGTACGTGGTGCACTGCGTTGACATGGCGTACCCCGCCCTGGTGATCTCGGCCCTGCTCGCGGTGCTGGGCTACGGGATCACGTATCTTGCGGTCGGATGGTCACGCAGTGCGTTCCTGGCGCAAGGGCTGTCCGGcgtcgacctgctcaagaccgcgctcgtgccgccAGGCACAACGCCGGAACGCGTCCccgagacgctcggcctgccgtGTGCGGCCGTGTACCTTTTTCTGCTGCTGCTGTTTATCCCGTTCCGCTACTTTGGGCCGCACGCGTACagcgtctcggcgccgagcgtgcacCAGGAGCTCGCGACGTTTTTGTCGGCGCTGCTGAGTATGTACTCTGGCGCACTGCTCGGCTTtgtcgacgacgtgctcgaTATCCGCTGGCGGTACAAGCTGCCGATTCCGCTGCTGTCGAGCATCCCGATGCTCGTCGTGTACATGGCGAGCGAGGGCGTGACGAGTGTCGTGGTGCCGGCCTGGCCGCCGTTCCTGCGCATGCTACTCCACGACACGGTCGAGCTAGGCGCGTGGTACTACGTATACATGATGCTCCTCGCGACGTTCTGCACCAACTGCATCAATATCCTCGCGGGCATCaacggcgtcgaggtcggccaggcgctcgtcatTGCGCTGAGCGTGTGCGTGAACGACTTGTTGTACCTCGACATTggcacgacgctgcgcgaggcgctctaCGCGGACATGCGCCCGGTCGCATCGCAGGTGCCGCAGGCcgttgcggcgcgccacctCTTTTCGCTGCACCTCCTGCTGCCGTTTGTGGGAGCGAGCGCGGGGCTGCTCGCGTGGAACAAGTACCCTTCCAAAGTGTTTGTGGGGGACACCTACTGCTACTTTGCAGGCAtggtcctcgtcgcggccggcATCCTCGGCCACTACTCCAAGACACTCCTGCTCTTTTTCCTTCCCCAGATCTTTAATTTCGTGCTGAGCTGTCCGCAGCTCTTTGGCCTGGTGCCGTGCCCGCGCCATCGCGTGCCGTACGTCGACCCCGCGTCCGGCCGGCTCATCCcgtcgtgcgtgcgcctcgcggcgcacaagAGCGCGGCAAAGCACGCGGCCGCAAACGCGTGTCTTGCGGTGCTCCTCCgcctccgcctcgcggcaCCGCTGTATGATACAAAGGGCACACTTGTCGGCGTGACAAACCTCACTCTGCTCAATACAatcctcgtcgtgcgcggcgcacgcccggcgccaGTCGACGCGGTGGCGATCGCAGCGCCCCTGCCGCTGAACGCCGAtccggccgtgcgcgtcgctggcGTCGCCGGCACACTATCGATTTCCGAGCGCGGCTTGTGGTACTATGTCATGGCCGTCCAGCTCGCGGGGTCCCTCGCCGCGTTTGCGGTGCGGTACTGgcttgcggcggcggtgtTCCCCGTGCAAGCCTAGTGCTCGGCAAGGTAGGCCTGTAGCTttgcgagcgcgcgccccCGGTGCGACACCTTGTTCTTCTCGGTGCCGTCCATCTCGGCAAAGGTCTTGGACGTCTCGTCCACCTCAAACACGGGGTCCCAgccgaagcgcgtcgcgccgcggggcACGACAATCTTTCCGGCGGTCGTGCCCTCGAACAGAATCGGCTCCTCGCCCGTACCCGGCGAAAAGGCAAAGGTGCAcagcgccgtcgcgctcttGTCCTCAAAGCCGGCCAGGAGCTTGGGAAGGCCTGCGTCAGTTTGGCGACCTACCGTCCACACCGAGGTTGCCCAAAAAGTCCTTGATGTACGGGCCGGGCAGGCCATTCAGCGCGTGGAACTTCAGCGCGGTGTCCTCCGTGAGGCACGGTGCCTGGAGCTGctccgcggccgagcggcacttggcgagcgcgacttCCTGCGTGGTCCCCTGAATTTCCGgcactgcgtcagccaaGCGACATACCGTCGAGTTcgcgcgactcgagcgTCCAGCTCGATGCGGACGACGACTCGAGGATCTGCTtcacctcgcgcagcttgttCGCGTTGCCGGTCACAAACGTAATGACTCGCGCCATCGTGTTCAATTGTGGAGGTTCGTCATGCACGATACAAAAAAGGCGA from Malassezia japonica chromosome 1, complete sequence includes the following:
- the HAM1 gene encoding adenylate kinase (EggNog:ENOG503P1W0; COG:F; BUSCO:EOG09264YHS), producing MARVITFVTGNANKLREVKQILESSSASSWTLESRELDVPEIQGTTQEVALAKCRSAAEQLQAPCLTEDTALKFHALNGLPGPYIKDFLGNLGVDGLPKLLAGFEDKSATALCTFAFSPGTGEEPILFEGTTAGKIVVPRGATRFGWDPVFEVDETSKTFAEMDGTEKNKVSHRGRALAKLQAYLAEH